In Vibrio celticus, one genomic interval encodes:
- the murA gene encoding UDP-N-acetylglucosamine 1-carboxyvinyltransferase gives MEKFRVIGSDKPLSGEVTISGAKNAALPILFASILAEEPVEVSNVPHLRDIDTTMELLKRLGAKVSRNGSVHVDGSEINEFCAPYDLVKTMRASIWALGPLVARFGEGQVSLPGGCAIGARPVDLHIHGLEQLGATIKLEDGYVKASVDGRLKGAHIVMDKVSVGATITIMCAATLAEGTTVLDNSAREPEIVDTADFLNKLGAKISGAGTDTITIEGVERLGGGQHSVVADRIETGTFLVAAAVSGGKVVCRNTNAHLLEAALAKLEEAGAKVETGEDWISLDMTGRELKAVKIVTAPHPGFPTDMQAQFTLLNMMAKGSGVITETIFENRFMHIPELQRMGAKAEIEGNTAICGETEKLSGAQVMATDLRASASLVIAGCIAQGETIVDRIYHIDRGYDKIEDKLSALGANITRFRESS, from the coding sequence ATGGAAAAGTTTCGAGTTATTGGATCGGATAAGCCGCTAAGCGGTGAAGTGACGATCTCAGGCGCAAAAAATGCAGCGCTACCTATCTTATTTGCTTCAATTCTTGCTGAAGAGCCAGTAGAAGTAAGTAACGTTCCTCACCTACGTGACATCGATACTACGATGGAACTGCTTAAGCGTTTAGGCGCAAAAGTATCACGCAATGGTAGTGTTCATGTTGATGGCAGCGAAATTAATGAATTTTGTGCGCCTTACGATTTAGTGAAAACAATGCGTGCTTCTATTTGGGCTTTAGGTCCTCTAGTCGCTCGTTTTGGTGAAGGCCAAGTGTCACTTCCAGGCGGTTGTGCAATTGGTGCTCGACCTGTTGATCTGCATATCCACGGCCTAGAGCAACTAGGTGCGACCATTAAGTTGGAAGATGGTTATGTGAAAGCAAGTGTTGATGGCCGTCTGAAAGGCGCGCACATCGTGATGGATAAAGTAAGTGTGGGTGCCACCATTACTATTATGTGTGCAGCAACGCTAGCGGAAGGAACAACAGTACTTGATAACTCAGCGCGTGAGCCTGAGATTGTTGATACGGCTGACTTCCTAAATAAACTGGGTGCTAAAATTTCTGGCGCAGGTACAGATACGATTACTATTGAAGGCGTTGAACGTCTTGGTGGTGGCCAACACTCTGTGGTTGCTGACCGTATTGAAACAGGTACTTTCCTGGTTGCTGCTGCTGTTTCTGGCGGTAAAGTGGTTTGTCGCAACACCAACGCTCATCTTCTTGAAGCTGCCTTAGCGAAGCTTGAAGAAGCGGGTGCGAAGGTTGAAACGGGCGAAGACTGGATCAGCCTTGATATGACAGGTCGTGAGCTGAAAGCGGTGAAAATCGTAACAGCACCTCACCCTGGCTTCCCAACCGACATGCAAGCACAGTTTACTCTGCTTAACATGATGGCGAAGGGCAGTGGTGTTATCACTGAAACTATCTTTGAAAACCGCTTTATGCACATTCCTGAGTTACAGCGAATGGGTGCAAAAGCCGAAATCGAAGGCAACACGGCTATCTGTGGTGAAACGGAAAAACTGAGCGGCGCTCAAGTAATGGCAACGGACCTTCGCGCATCTGCGAGCCTTGTTATTGCTGGCTGTATCGCTCAAGGCGAAACTATCGTTGACCGTATTTATCACATCGATCGTGGCTACGATAAGATTGAAGATAAATTGTCAGCCTTAGGCGCAAACATTACACGATTTCGTGAGTCGAGCTAA
- a CDS encoding RidA family protein, with translation MTKVLHTESAPAAIGPYVQGVDLGNMVLTSGQIPVNPATGEVSADIAEQARQSLDNVQAVVEASGLTVKDIVKLTVFVKDLNDFGTVNEVYGKFFDEHGVANYPARSCVEVARLPKDVGIEIEAIAVRK, from the coding sequence ATGACTAAAGTACTTCACACAGAATCTGCTCCAGCTGCAATCGGCCCATACGTACAAGGCGTTGACCTTGGCAACATGGTACTGACTTCTGGTCAAATCCCAGTAAATCCAGCAACTGGTGAAGTATCTGCTGATATCGCAGAGCAAGCTCGCCAATCTCTAGACAATGTTCAAGCGGTTGTTGAAGCTTCAGGCCTGACTGTAAAAGACATCGTAAAACTAACGGTATTCGTTAAAGACCTAAACGACTTCGGCACAGTAAACGAAGTTTACGGTAAATTCTTCGATGAGCACGGCGTTGCAAACTACCCTGCACGTTCATGTGTTGAAGTAGCTCGTCTACCAAAAGATGTTGGTATCGAGATCGAAGCTATTGCGGTTCGCAAATAG
- a CDS encoding 1-acylglycerol-3-phosphate O-acyltransferase, protein MIAILRIFAVAIFAILMFVFGCGYCLLSPRNPKHVFTFGRYFGRMSKIFGMKLELRIPEDAYSRGQHVYVANHQNSWDLFTISSAVTPKVVTVGKKSLVWMPLFGQLYWLTGNILIDRANRSKAVGTIDQVVTSLKESDVSVWMFPEGTRSRGRGLLPFKTGAFHAAIGAGLPIIPIVCSSTGGVKLNRWNNGHVIVEMLPPISTEGYDKSNVRELANLAREQMAAKLEELDKEVVELNKK, encoded by the coding sequence ATGATAGCAATATTACGTATTTTCGCAGTGGCGATATTTGCGATTCTTATGTTTGTATTTGGTTGTGGTTACTGCCTATTAAGTCCACGCAATCCAAAACACGTATTTACCTTTGGCCGTTATTTCGGTCGAATGTCGAAGATCTTCGGCATGAAGTTAGAGCTTCGCATCCCAGAAGATGCCTACTCTCGCGGGCAACATGTTTATGTAGCGAACCACCAAAACAGCTGGGATCTATTCACGATTTCATCAGCGGTAACGCCAAAAGTGGTGACGGTTGGTAAGAAAAGCCTAGTGTGGATGCCTCTATTTGGTCAGCTTTACTGGTTGACGGGTAACATCCTAATTGACCGTGCTAACCGCAGCAAAGCGGTAGGTACGATTGATCAGGTGGTGACGAGTCTAAAAGAGAGCGATGTTTCAGTTTGGATGTTCCCTGAGGGCACTCGTTCTCGTGGTCGTGGTCTGCTGCCATTCAAAACAGGTGCATTCCATGCTGCGATTGGTGCTGGCTTGCCTATCATCCCTATCGTGTGTAGCTCAACAGGTGGCGTGAAGCTAAACCGTTGGAACAATGGTCACGTGATTGTTGAAATGCTGCCACCAATCAGCACTGAAGGTTACGACAAGTCTAATGTTCGTGAACTGGCTAACCTAGCTCGTGAGCAGATGGCTGCTAAGCTTGAAGAGTTAGACAAAGAAGTGGTTGAGCTTAACAAGAAGTAA